Proteins from one Hydrogenophaga sp. SL48 genomic window:
- the tuf gene encoding elongation factor Tu has translation MAKEKFERTKPHVNVGTIGHVDHGKTTLTAAITTVLASKFGGAAKAYDQIDAAPEEKARGITINTAHVEYETANRHYAHVDCPGHADYVKNMITGAAQMDGAILVCSAADGPMPQTREHILLARQVGVPYIIVFLNKCDMVDDAELLELVEMEVRELLDKYDFPGDKTPIVHGSAKLALEGDKGPLGEEAIMKLAEALDTYIPLPERAVDGAFLMPVEDVFSISGRGTVVTGRIERGIIKVGEEIEIVGIADTQKTTCTGVEMFRKLLDQGQAGDNVGILLRGTKREDVQRGQVLCKPGSIKPHTHFTGEIYVLSKDEGGRHTPFFNNYRPQFYFRTTDVTGAIELPEGKEMVMPGDNVSITVKLINPIAMEEGLRFAIREGGRTVGAGVVAKIIA, from the coding sequence CAAGACGACGCTGACGGCGGCCATCACCACGGTGCTGGCGTCCAAGTTTGGCGGCGCGGCCAAGGCCTACGACCAGATCGATGCGGCTCCGGAAGAAAAAGCCCGCGGCATCACCATCAACACCGCCCACGTGGAATACGAGACGGCCAACCGCCACTACGCCCACGTTGACTGCCCCGGCCACGCTGACTATGTGAAAAACATGATCACCGGCGCTGCCCAGATGGATGGCGCCATCCTGGTGTGCTCGGCCGCTGACGGTCCCATGCCCCAGACCCGCGAGCACATCCTGCTGGCCCGCCAGGTGGGCGTGCCTTACATCATCGTGTTCCTGAACAAGTGCGACATGGTGGACGACGCCGAACTGCTCGAACTCGTTGAAATGGAAGTGCGCGAGCTGCTCGACAAGTACGACTTCCCCGGCGACAAGACCCCCATCGTGCACGGCTCGGCCAAGCTCGCCCTCGAAGGCGACAAGGGTCCGCTGGGCGAAGAGGCCATCATGAAGCTGGCCGAAGCGCTGGACACCTACATTCCCCTGCCTGAGCGCGCTGTGGACGGTGCCTTCCTGATGCCTGTGGAAGACGTGTTCTCCATCTCGGGTCGCGGCACCGTCGTGACCGGTCGTATCGAGCGCGGCATCATCAAGGTCGGCGAAGAAATCGAGATCGTCGGTATCGCCGACACCCAGAAGACCACCTGCACGGGCGTGGAAATGTTCCGCAAGCTGCTGGACCAGGGTCAGGCTGGCGACAACGTTGGTATCTTGCTGCGCGGCACCAAGCGCGAAGACGTGCAGCGCGGCCAGGTGCTGTGCAAGCCCGGCTCGATCAAGCCGCACACGCACTTCACCGGCGAGATCTACGTGCTGTCCAAGGACGAAGGTGGCCGTCACACGCCGTTCTTCAACAACTACCGCCCGCAGTTCTACTTCCGCACGACGGATGTGACCGGTGCCATCGAGCTGCCTGAAGGCAAAGAGATGGTGATGCCGGGTGACAACGTGTCGATCACGGTCAAGCTGATCAACCCCATCGCCATGGAAGAAGGCCTGCGCTTCGCCATCCGCGAAGGTGGTCGTACCGTCGGCGCTGGTGTCGTCGCCAAGATCATTGCGTAA
- the nusG gene encoding transcription termination/antitermination protein NusG: MSDQQSPVTDGVAAEGMRWYVVHAYSGMEKAAERNIVERINREGMQSKFGRILVPTEEVVEVKNGQKRTTERKFFPGYVLVEMVMDDETWHLVKHTNKVTGFVGGAKNRPAPISEEDVQKIVNQMQEGTDKPRHKVEFIVGEYVRVKEGPFTDFNGTVEEVNYEKNKMRVSVTIFGRATPVELEFSQVEKT; this comes from the coding sequence ATGAGTGATCAACAGAGCCCAGTGACCGATGGTGTCGCCGCAGAGGGTATGCGCTGGTACGTGGTGCATGCTTACTCTGGCATGGAGAAGGCTGCCGAGCGCAACATCGTCGAGCGCATCAACCGCGAAGGCATGCAGAGCAAGTTTGGTCGCATCCTTGTGCCGACCGAAGAGGTGGTCGAGGTCAAGAACGGCCAGAAGCGCACCACCGAACGCAAATTCTTCCCGGGCTACGTGCTGGTGGAAATGGTGATGGACGATGAAACCTGGCACCTGGTGAAGCACACCAACAAGGTGACGGGTTTTGTGGGTGGCGCAAAGAATCGCCCGGCCCCGATCTCCGAGGAAGACGTCCAGAAGATCGTCAACCAGATGCAGGAAGGCACCGACAAGCCTCGCCACAAGGTGGAGTTCATCGTGGGCGAGTACGTGCGGGTCAAGGAAGGTCCGTTCACCGACTTCAACGGCACGGTCGAAGAGGTCAACTACGAAAAGAACAAGATGCGCGTGTCGGTGACCATTTTTGGTCGCGCCACCCCCGTCGAACTCGAATTCAGTCAGGTCGAAAAGACCTGA
- the rplJ gene encoding 50S ribosomal protein L10, with product MSLNRSEKEAVISEVTSLAAKAQTLVIAEYRGITVAAMDKLRVNARSNGVTLSVLKNTLARRAVVGSSFEVAGDQMTGPLIYGFSEDAVAAAKVVAEFAKTNDKLVIRAGVYGGKVLDVEGVKQLASIPSKEVLLAQLCGLLMSPISRTAVVLGALAAKKGEGAAVPAEAVAEPAAEPAAPAEDAAAA from the coding sequence TTGAGTCTGAATCGCAGTGAGAAAGAAGCGGTCATTTCTGAAGTGACCAGCCTCGCCGCAAAAGCTCAAACGCTCGTGATAGCGGAATACCGCGGCATCACGGTCGCTGCCATGGACAAACTGCGCGTCAATGCACGCAGCAACGGTGTCACGCTGAGTGTTCTGAAGAACACCCTGGCGCGCCGTGCTGTGGTTGGCAGCAGTTTTGAAGTGGCCGGTGACCAGATGACCGGTCCGCTGATCTATGGCTTCTCCGAAGACGCCGTGGCCGCCGCGAAAGTGGTGGCCGAGTTCGCGAAAACCAACGACAAGCTGGTGATTCGCGCAGGCGTTTACGGTGGCAAAGTCCTGGACGTCGAGGGCGTGAAGCAGCTCGCCAGCATCCCTTCGAAAGAAGTGCTGTTGGCCCAGCTGTGTGGCTTGCTGATGTCGCCCATTTCACGCACGGCCGTGGTGCTGGGCGCGTTGGCGGCGAAAAAAGGCGAAGGCGCTGCCGTTCCGGCAGAAGCGGTTGCAGAACCTGCAGCCGAACCCGCCGCCCCGGCAGAAGACGCAGCCGCAGCTTGA
- the secE gene encoding preprotein translocase subunit SecE: MATSEVQTVNTSADKAKLAGAAALLLGAFVAFYLLSGKGALAQWAALIVGVVAAVAVFGVSESGRQLVAFGRDAWRETKKVVWPARKEAMQMTAYVFAFVFVMALFLWLTDKTVEWLFYDVILGWRK, translated from the coding sequence ATGGCCACTTCCGAAGTTCAAACCGTCAACACCAGTGCCGACAAGGCCAAGCTGGCGGGTGCTGCAGCGCTGCTGTTGGGTGCCTTTGTGGCCTTTTACCTGCTGTCGGGCAAGGGTGCATTGGCCCAATGGGCGGCCCTGATCGTTGGTGTGGTCGCTGCGGTGGCGGTGTTTGGCGTGTCCGAGTCGGGCAGGCAGCTGGTGGCCTTTGGTCGCGACGCTTGGCGCGAAACCAAAAAGGTGGTGTGGCCGGCCCGCAAAGAGGCAATGCAGATGACGGCCTATGTGTTTGCCTTTGTGTTTGTCATGGCGCTGTTTCTGTGGCTGACCGATAAAACGGTTGAATGGCTGTTTTACGACGTGATTCTGGGTTGGAGAAAATAA
- the rplK gene encoding 50S ribosomal protein L11, producing the protein MAKKIVGFIKLQVPAGKANPSPPIGPALGQRGLNIMEFCKAFNAQTQGLEPGMPIPVTITAFADKSFTFKMGTPPATYMIKKAIKLDKGSPVPNKQKVGKITRAQLEEIVKTKMKDMTAADVDAAVRTIAGSARSMGVIVEGV; encoded by the coding sequence ATGGCGAAAAAAATCGTCGGCTTCATCAAGCTGCAAGTGCCAGCTGGTAAGGCCAACCCATCCCCACCCATCGGTCCCGCCCTGGGTCAGCGCGGTCTCAACATCATGGAGTTCTGCAAGGCGTTCAACGCCCAGACTCAGGGTCTTGAGCCCGGCATGCCGATCCCGGTGACCATCACCGCCTTTGCGGACAAGAGCTTCACCTTCAAGATGGGTACGCCCCCGGCGACCTACATGATCAAGAAGGCCATCAAGCTCGACAAGGGTTCTCCGGTGCCCAACAAGCAAAAGGTCGGCAAGATCACGCGCGCTCAGCTCGAAGAGATCGTGAAGACCAAGATGAAAGACATGACCGCTGCCGATGTGGACGCCGCCGTGCGCACCATCGCCGGTTCGGCCCGCTCGATGGGCGTGATTGTGGAGGGCGTGTAA
- the rplL gene encoding 50S ribosomal protein L7/L12 — translation MAFDKDAFLTSLDSMTVMELNDLVKAIEEKFGVSAAAMAAPAAGGAGAGAAAAEEKTEFNVVLLEAGANKVSVIKAVREITGLGLKEAKDLVDGAPKNVKEAIAKADAEAAVKKLVEAGAKAELK, via the coding sequence ATGGCATTCGATAAAGACGCATTTCTGACCTCGCTGGACAGCATGACGGTCATGGAACTCAACGACCTGGTGAAAGCCATCGAAGAGAAGTTCGGCGTGTCCGCCGCCGCCATGGCCGCTCCGGCCGCTGGTGGTGCAGGTGCTGGCGCTGCTGCCGCTGAAGAGAAGACCGAATTCAACGTCGTGCTGCTCGAAGCCGGCGCCAACAAGGTCTCCGTCATCAAGGCCGTGCGCGAAATCACCGGTCTGGGCCTGAAAGAAGCCAAGGACCTGGTCGACGGCGCTCCGAAGAACGTGAAAGAAGCGATCGCCAAGGCCGACGCTGAAGCCGCTGTGAAGAAGCTGGTGGAAGCCGGTGCCAAGGCCGAACTGAAGTAA
- the rplA gene encoding 50S ribosomal protein L1, with the protein MSKLTKKQKAFEGKVDSNKLYPLADALAIIKECANAKFDESIDVAIQLGVDAKKSDQVVRGAVVMPNGTGKTKRVAVFAQGAKAEEAKAAGADIVGMDDLAAEIKAGKMDFDVVIASPDAMRIVGTLGQVLGPRGLMPNPKVGTVTPDVAQAVRNAKAGQVQYRVDKAGIIHGTIGRRSFDTDKLQGNLAALIDALNKSKPATSKGVYLRKVAVSSTMGVGVRVDTQTISA; encoded by the coding sequence ATGTCCAAGCTGACCAAAAAACAGAAGGCCTTTGAAGGCAAGGTCGACAGCAACAAGCTGTACCCGCTGGCCGATGCTCTCGCGATCATCAAGGAATGCGCCAACGCCAAGTTCGATGAGTCCATCGACGTGGCGATCCAGCTCGGCGTGGATGCGAAGAAGTCCGACCAGGTGGTGCGTGGTGCTGTCGTGATGCCCAACGGCACCGGCAAGACCAAGCGCGTGGCCGTGTTCGCGCAGGGTGCCAAGGCCGAAGAAGCCAAGGCCGCCGGTGCCGACATCGTCGGCATGGACGACCTGGCCGCTGAAATCAAGGCCGGCAAGATGGACTTCGACGTCGTCATTGCCTCCCCCGATGCCATGCGCATCGTGGGTACCCTGGGTCAAGTGCTGGGTCCCCGTGGCCTGATGCCCAACCCCAAGGTCGGCACCGTCACGCCCGACGTGGCACAGGCCGTGCGCAATGCCAAGGCCGGTCAGGTTCAGTACCGTGTCGACAAGGCGGGCATCATCCACGGCACCATCGGTCGTCGTTCGTTCGACACCGACAAGCTCCAGGGCAACCTGGCCGCACTGATTGACGCGCTGAACAAGTCCAAGCCGGCCACCAGCAAGGGTGTGTACCTGCGCAAGGTGGCGGTGTCGTCGACGATGGGCGTGGGCGTCCGCGTGGACACCCAGACCATCTCGGCGTAA